One window from the genome of Rariglobus hedericola encodes:
- a CDS encoding carbohydrate binding domain-containing protein — protein MNTPKHPHLRRALVALTLSALFTTVPARAINAIVNDAFTSDTAPWTLQRASGIGIDANLTSSLGWGRVMIGYGGTSKSHVNLEHTLSQPLVTNAYYTISFDAYSSVNKSIDVLLRNTSAIYHSSYGVALTTAPTHFSITYQHTAATTTDVDLSFRIGGNTATFYVDNVVVTRQGQTSSLMTRTSPTAPWTFPSVSVNINGTSNPVQTKPFKADAFDFSYAGYNYGEREIFVGIPTAADNPACVQTIVAAQNTDITQKIIDAIAALPATLGGTVNIPAGNYFIGENKIGDAIVVSKNNVVIKGAGMGLTILNVHPTYHSAALVADRQDATFGKAVINFVLPLSNGNDSGDWINGNVLSNAAFVTVPILLGDKLITVSDPSNTLIEGATVNIRQIMWPAFVEANAYVAGATKPWKWTTYNAANEPLFNVPKYGLSYIRKIEKREGNVLTLDIPLPHALDPANKANATDKGITVVPRALSNFVQNSGLQDLSFAGTAEDGVSSSESSMGTTVMATGLMNGLFKNVSVLSFRSLGLATGFSVNTSFINCSVSNAANCGGGGAGYGFYIRGQNLLYKNCFADNVRHGYTTAAPQTSNIVIKNCSALNYRFNTGINTGETVDDTHLQYSHGILWDNHYSKGAGLMMVHRGNQSGLAYQTCGWGIVWNYENEGINPLSPTGNDLRRNLIGITPGLFGIVVGAHSAHGLGLVTNVQSKTSPGIRVADNYTRINGDNMQPADWGSAITSAAAQVGGGSKRVLFEHSGSPVAESIYDIQFAQRAKVLPLVP, from the coding sequence ATGAACACCCCCAAACATCCCCACCTCCGTAGAGCCCTTGTGGCACTGACGTTGTCCGCCCTGTTCACCACCGTTCCCGCCCGCGCCATCAACGCCATCGTCAACGACGCTTTCACCAGCGACACCGCCCCGTGGACTCTCCAGCGCGCCTCGGGCATCGGCATCGACGCCAACCTCACCAGCAGCCTCGGCTGGGGTCGCGTCATGATCGGCTACGGCGGCACCTCCAAGTCGCATGTGAATCTTGAGCATACGCTCAGCCAGCCGCTCGTCACCAACGCCTACTACACCATCTCCTTCGACGCCTACTCCTCCGTCAACAAGTCGATCGACGTCCTCCTTCGCAACACCTCGGCGATCTACCACTCCTCCTACGGCGTGGCCCTCACGACCGCCCCCACCCATTTCAGCATTACTTACCAGCACACCGCGGCCACGACCACGGATGTGGACCTCAGCTTCCGCATCGGCGGCAACACCGCCACCTTCTACGTGGACAACGTCGTCGTCACCCGTCAGGGCCAGACATCGTCGCTGATGACCCGGACCTCCCCCACCGCCCCGTGGACCTTTCCCTCGGTTTCCGTTAACATCAACGGCACGTCCAACCCGGTCCAAACCAAGCCCTTCAAAGCCGACGCCTTCGACTTCTCCTACGCCGGCTACAACTACGGCGAACGCGAGATCTTCGTCGGCATCCCCACCGCCGCCGACAACCCCGCGTGCGTCCAAACTATCGTCGCCGCGCAGAACACCGACATCACGCAAAAAATCATCGACGCCATCGCCGCCTTGCCTGCCACCCTCGGCGGCACGGTGAATATTCCCGCAGGAAACTACTTCATCGGTGAAAACAAAATCGGCGACGCCATCGTCGTCTCGAAAAACAACGTCGTGATCAAGGGCGCCGGCATGGGCCTGACCATCCTCAACGTCCATCCCACTTATCATTCGGCCGCACTCGTCGCCGACCGGCAGGATGCGACTTTCGGAAAGGCCGTGATCAATTTCGTGCTGCCCTTGTCCAACGGCAACGACAGCGGCGACTGGATCAACGGCAACGTGCTAAGCAACGCCGCCTTCGTCACCGTGCCCATCCTCCTCGGTGACAAACTCATCACCGTATCCGATCCAAGCAACACCCTCATCGAGGGCGCGACCGTCAACATCCGCCAGATCATGTGGCCCGCCTTCGTCGAGGCCAACGCCTATGTCGCCGGCGCCACCAAACCTTGGAAGTGGACGACCTACAACGCCGCGAACGAACCGCTCTTCAACGTTCCCAAATACGGCTTGAGCTACATTCGCAAGATCGAGAAGCGCGAGGGCAACGTCCTGACCCTCGACATCCCACTCCCCCATGCTCTCGACCCCGCCAACAAGGCAAATGCCACGGACAAAGGCATCACCGTCGTCCCCCGCGCCCTCTCCAACTTTGTGCAAAACTCCGGCCTGCAAGACCTGTCCTTCGCCGGAACCGCCGAGGACGGTGTCAGCAGCTCCGAGTCCTCCATGGGCACCACGGTCATGGCCACCGGCCTGATGAACGGTCTCTTCAAAAACGTGTCCGTCCTTAGTTTCCGCAGCCTCGGACTCGCCACGGGCTTCTCCGTCAACACGTCGTTCATCAACTGCTCCGTCAGCAACGCCGCCAACTGCGGCGGTGGCGGCGCCGGCTACGGCTTCTACATCCGCGGCCAGAATCTCCTCTATAAAAACTGCTTCGCCGACAACGTCCGCCACGGCTACACCACCGCCGCCCCGCAGACGTCCAATATCGTCATCAAAAACTGCTCCGCCCTGAACTACCGGTTCAATACCGGGATCAACACCGGCGAGACGGTTGACGACACGCACCTCCAATATTCCCACGGCATCCTCTGGGACAACCACTACTCCAAGGGCGCTGGCTTGATGATGGTCCATCGTGGCAATCAAAGCGGCCTCGCCTATCAGACCTGCGGCTGGGGCATCGTCTGGAATTACGAAAACGAGGGCATCAACCCCCTCAGCCCCACCGGCAACGACCTTCGTCGCAACCTGATTGGCATCACCCCCGGCCTCTTCGGCATCGTCGTCGGCGCACACTCCGCACACGGCCTCGGCCTCGTCACCAACGTCCAGAGCAAGACAAGTCCGGGCATCCGTGTGGCCGACAACTACACCCGCATCAACGGCGACAACATGCAGCCCGCTGACTGGGGCTCTGCCATTACCTCCGCAGCCGCCCAGGTCGGCGGCGGCTCCAAACGCGTCCTGTTCGAACACTCCGGCTCCCCCGTAGCCGAGTCGATCTACGACATCCAGTTCGCCCAACGCGCCAAAGTGCTGCCCCTCGTCCCGTAA
- a CDS encoding SAM-dependent methyltransferase, whose translation MIFTCQPGFTDLLAGELSTHGFSPVEQGAGWVRTEGGPKTELPDLCFPQMALFDPVEIAADSVNALAAKITEQFLASAKTERFEGEWPFLFEEAAEMDGLGRRVKGVEKMVQENLKKRMSRVARLAVADKPRGVAQLRGLYVFFVDFKRAYVSREAFFGGQRRMADDEQAPSRSYLKIEEAYIVLGREPGFEETVADLGAAPGGWSYSASKRGAKIVAVDNGPLKGGAYNNYKIEHRMEDAFTFRPAPDQVFDWMFCDLVEEPHHVMENLIQPWLERGWCRRFVIILKFGRVDPLALLRDVRSPDSVFSRCATNIRVRHLYHDREEFTIVGELK comes from the coding sequence ATGATTTTTACCTGCCAACCCGGATTCACGGACCTGCTCGCCGGCGAGCTGAGCACGCATGGTTTTTCACCGGTGGAACAAGGCGCGGGTTGGGTGCGGACGGAAGGTGGCCCGAAGACCGAGCTGCCCGATCTGTGCTTTCCGCAGATGGCCCTGTTTGATCCGGTGGAGATTGCGGCGGATTCGGTGAATGCGCTCGCGGCGAAGATCACGGAACAATTTCTGGCGTCGGCCAAGACCGAGCGTTTTGAGGGCGAGTGGCCGTTTCTCTTTGAAGAAGCCGCCGAGATGGACGGCCTCGGTCGTCGCGTGAAAGGTGTTGAAAAGATGGTTCAGGAAAACCTCAAGAAGCGCATGAGCCGGGTCGCCAGGCTGGCGGTGGCGGACAAGCCGCGCGGTGTGGCCCAACTGCGAGGGTTGTATGTGTTCTTCGTGGATTTTAAGCGGGCGTATGTTTCGCGCGAGGCATTCTTCGGCGGACAGCGCCGCATGGCTGACGACGAACAGGCTCCGTCGCGTTCTTATCTGAAAATCGAAGAGGCTTACATCGTGCTCGGGCGTGAGCCTGGGTTTGAGGAGACGGTCGCCGATCTCGGTGCGGCGCCGGGTGGGTGGAGTTACAGTGCGTCCAAGCGCGGAGCGAAGATCGTCGCGGTGGACAATGGTCCGCTCAAGGGCGGCGCGTATAACAACTACAAGATCGAGCACCGCATGGAGGACGCGTTTACGTTCCGTCCGGCGCCGGACCAAGTGTTCGACTGGATGTTCTGCGACCTCGTCGAGGAGCCGCATCACGTCATGGAGAACCTGATACAGCCGTGGTTGGAACGCGGTTGGTGCCGGCGTTTTGTGATTATTTTGAAATTCGGTCGAGTGGACCCGCTGGCGTTGTTACGCGATGTGCGTTCGCCGGACTCGGTGTTCTCGCGTTGCGCGACGAATATCCGCGTGCGTCATCTCTACCACGACCGTGAGGAGTTCACGATCGTGGGCGAGCTAAAGTGA
- a CDS encoding type II secretion system protein, translated as MRSRSRAFTLIELLTVIAIIGVLAAVIIGSVSKVRDAARRSTCVSNLRQLGAAFPLYAADNNGFYPAVRQATYPYPGDASGSYKKQNPPPGVNPSGENWQVEISRYIIREQTTIQQVQNAYGTSNVAHCPTYDLLFNTSATMSSQSNISTAGYGMNLNMKCRGC; from the coding sequence ATGCGTTCACGTTCCCGCGCTTTCACCCTCATTGAGTTACTGACCGTCATTGCGATCATCGGAGTTCTTGCCGCCGTCATCATCGGCAGCGTCTCCAAAGTCCGCGACGCCGCCCGCCGCTCCACTTGCGTCAGCAACCTGCGTCAGCTCGGTGCAGCCTTTCCTCTCTACGCGGCAGACAATAACGGATTTTATCCTGCGGTCCGCCAAGCCACCTATCCTTATCCGGGAGATGCATCCGGATCCTACAAGAAGCAAAACCCGCCTCCCGGCGTTAATCCTTCAGGCGAAAACTGGCAGGTTGAAATCAGCCGTTACATCATCCGCGAACAGACCACCATTCAGCAGGTTCAGAATGCTTACGGCACATCCAACGTCGCCCACTGCCCGACTTACGACCTCCTGTTCAACACGTCCGCAACGATGTCCTCCCAAAGCAACATCAGCACCGCCGGGTATGGCATGAATCTGAATATGAAATGTAGGGGGTGTTAA
- a CDS encoding H-X9-DG-CTERM domain-containing protein, which translates to MENTRRFKAAALTTPSKTVLVGDSSEFFINVSTAWTVDTSHLDGYGNGAPKRHGASANYLFADGHVESLTPEAAIIVAAFRN; encoded by the coding sequence TTGGAAAACACCCGCCGGTTTAAAGCCGCTGCACTCACCACCCCGTCAAAAACCGTTCTCGTCGGCGACAGTTCCGAATTCTTCATCAACGTGTCCACCGCCTGGACCGTGGACACCTCGCACCTCGACGGCTACGGAAACGGCGCGCCCAAGCGTCACGGCGCCAGCGCCAATTACCTGTTCGCCGACGGCCACGTGGAAAGCCTGACGCCTGAAGCCGCCATCATCGTCGCGGCCTTCAGAAACTGA
- a CDS encoding ATP cone domain-containing protein, with amino-acid sequence MNSASRSPLSPHAAIKPRHGSQVLQRHIAAADREVIKRDGSRVRYDQNKVTRAIALAFREVHTENDANPYRDDMLACFGLDSDRFIEATKIAEAVSQMLELYYRQGLHPTIEQVQDSVEKSIAGAGHWEVARAYMLYRERRALTRLATYNESGLADYIAMAKYSRHRADLGRRETFAEGVERVMEMHQSFFSAKLDKRFPAKLPTSLVALAGDNATLLEKMLSARPLGDVIESVFADVTAKRVLPSMRSMQFGGEAILSNNSRMFNCSFSNVDRVEFFREYFFLLLSGCGVGFSVQKHHIALLPPLPARASAHDLPVWHFHVMDTIEGWADALHALFQSFYEGKKIEFSYAAIRPRGAHLRTSGGKAPGHLPLKQALIRIEAILDGATGRSLRPIEVYDINMFTAKAVLAGGIRRSATICLFSPDDEEMMDAKTGNWFETNPQRSASNNSAALARDEDNAVHFHRLFKAQKEFGEPGFFFCDHPEAGCNPCAEINLLPVIDWELSGEELSKLFAWGYKGDLPGMARLSGFQHCNLTTINGRAATTPERFYEACIAATTIGTLQAAYTDMPYLGPVTRLINEHDALLGVSICGFMDNPNVLFDPEILRKGANLCRATNRFVAEVLGIKHAAKITTCKPEGTASLLLDAASGIHPHHARQYFRRVQANRKEPIYAFFKSINAQMTEPSVYSPQTDDVITFPVSAPEGAILRKDLNALQFLQLVMLVQQAWVIPGGDPLSRSAGLHHNVSNTCTVRADEWAAVADFIWANRTLFTGVSLLQDAGDKAYAQAPREEVMTDADIARWNALRPRPVDYTKLREHTDETSLKDIVACAGGACELP; translated from the coding sequence ATGAATTCCGCGTCTCGTTCCCCACTGTCCCCGCACGCTGCCATTAAACCGCGCCACGGTTCGCAAGTCCTCCAGCGTCACATCGCCGCCGCTGATCGCGAGGTCATCAAGCGCGACGGTTCCCGCGTTCGCTACGACCAAAACAAAGTCACCCGGGCCATCGCACTCGCGTTTCGCGAAGTTCATACGGAAAACGACGCAAATCCCTATCGCGACGACATGCTCGCGTGCTTCGGCCTGGACAGCGACCGCTTTATCGAAGCCACGAAAATCGCCGAGGCGGTTTCGCAGATGCTCGAACTTTACTACCGCCAGGGTCTGCATCCGACCATCGAGCAAGTGCAGGATTCCGTGGAGAAATCCATCGCCGGCGCCGGCCATTGGGAAGTCGCGCGTGCCTACATGCTTTATCGCGAACGTCGCGCGCTCACGCGCCTTGCGACTTACAACGAGAGCGGTCTCGCCGATTACATAGCGATGGCCAAATACTCGCGTCACCGCGCCGACTTGGGGCGCCGTGAAACGTTCGCCGAAGGCGTCGAGCGCGTGATGGAAATGCACCAGTCATTTTTCTCCGCGAAACTGGACAAACGTTTTCCGGCCAAGCTACCGACGTCGCTTGTCGCGCTGGCTGGCGACAATGCCACGCTACTCGAGAAAATGCTCAGCGCACGCCCGCTCGGTGACGTGATCGAAAGTGTGTTCGCCGATGTGACCGCGAAGCGCGTGTTGCCCAGTATGCGGTCGATGCAGTTCGGCGGCGAAGCGATCCTCTCGAACAACAGCCGCATGTTCAATTGCAGCTTCTCCAACGTGGATCGCGTGGAGTTTTTTCGTGAGTATTTTTTCCTGCTGCTGAGCGGCTGCGGCGTCGGATTCTCCGTGCAGAAGCATCACATCGCGCTCTTGCCGCCGCTGCCCGCACGCGCGTCGGCGCACGATCTGCCGGTGTGGCATTTTCATGTTATGGACACCATCGAAGGCTGGGCCGATGCGTTGCACGCGCTTTTCCAGTCATTCTACGAAGGCAAAAAAATCGAGTTCAGCTACGCCGCCATCCGCCCGCGCGGAGCCCACCTGCGCACCTCCGGCGGCAAGGCGCCCGGGCATCTTCCGCTTAAGCAGGCGCTCATTCGCATCGAAGCCATCCTGGACGGAGCTACGGGACGCTCGCTACGGCCCATCGAGGTTTACGACATCAACATGTTCACGGCGAAGGCCGTGCTCGCGGGCGGTATCCGTCGTTCGGCGACAATCTGTCTCTTCTCGCCCGACGATGAGGAGATGATGGATGCGAAGACGGGCAACTGGTTTGAGACCAACCCGCAGCGCTCCGCCTCGAACAACTCCGCGGCGCTCGCGCGCGACGAGGACAACGCCGTGCACTTCCACCGGCTCTTCAAAGCGCAGAAGGAATTCGGCGAGCCCGGATTCTTTTTCTGTGACCATCCCGAGGCGGGTTGCAATCCGTGCGCCGAGATCAACCTGCTGCCGGTCATCGATTGGGAACTTTCGGGTGAGGAACTCTCGAAGCTTTTTGCCTGGGGCTACAAGGGCGACCTGCCCGGCATGGCGCGCCTCTCGGGTTTCCAGCACTGCAATCTCACGACGATCAACGGACGCGCCGCGACCACGCCTGAGCGTTTTTATGAAGCGTGCATCGCCGCGACGACCATCGGCACGTTGCAGGCCGCCTACACCGACATGCCGTATCTCGGACCGGTGACGCGCCTCATCAACGAACATGATGCGCTGCTGGGGGTGTCGATCTGTGGATTCATGGATAATCCCAACGTCCTCTTTGATCCCGAGATTCTGCGCAAAGGCGCCAACCTCTGCCGTGCGACCAATCGTTTCGTGGCGGAAGTGCTCGGCATCAAGCACGCCGCGAAGATCACGACGTGCAAACCGGAGGGCACGGCTTCGTTGTTGCTCGATGCGGCGTCGGGGATTCACCCGCATCACGCGCGTCAGTATTTCCGTCGGGTGCAGGCGAATCGCAAGGAACCGATTTACGCGTTCTTCAAGTCTATCAACGCGCAGATGACCGAGCCCTCCGTGTATAGTCCGCAGACGGATGATGTGATCACGTTCCCCGTGTCGGCGCCGGAAGGGGCAATTCTGCGCAAGGATTTGAACGCGCTCCAATTCCTCCAACTCGTGATGCTCGTGCAGCAAGCCTGGGTGATTCCCGGCGGTGATCCCTTGTCGCGCAGCGCGGGGCTGCATCATAACGTGTCGAACACCTGCACGGTGCGCGCCGACGAGTGGGCGGCGGTGGCGGATTTCATCTGGGCCAACCGCACGCTCTTCACGGGAGTTTCGCTGCTTCAAGATGCGGGTGACAAAGCCTACGCACAGGCTCCGCGCGAGGAGGTCATGACGGATGCCGACATCGCCCGCTGGAACGCGCTGCGCCCGCGGCCGGTAGACTACACGAAGCTCCGGGAGCACACCGATGAAACCAGCCTGAAAGACATCGTCGCATGCGCGGGCGGCGCGTGTGAACTACCTTGA
- a CDS encoding DUF4886 domain-containing protein has product MHPLRPVRLLAISAFLFTACLQAQNILFVGNSFTFVPSPLDIGTVTDLNAGKPGGVPAIFEVLAVAGGKTPTVSMETVGGKTLQFHYETKRELIDKAWDIVILQDYSTGPIPEANGGTKSFDSFRAHVPKLKELFTAQNPKVKIWLYETWARPDVVMKGRFATIEDMQAGLRSAYSAAAKDNALQGWVPVGDTFLAAVKQGLADNPATPDSEGPLKIWGKDNYHQSAIGAYISALLFYGRIYDADPRDLPSDNAAAVRIKLSTEDSKKLQALAWEQLQLVKQP; this is encoded by the coding sequence ATGCACCCCCTGCGCCCCGTCCGTTTACTGGCGATCTCCGCCTTTCTTTTCACCGCCTGCCTGCAGGCCCAGAACATTCTCTTCGTCGGGAATAGTTTCACCTTCGTCCCCAGCCCGCTCGACATCGGCACCGTCACCGATCTGAACGCAGGCAAACCAGGCGGCGTCCCCGCCATCTTCGAGGTCCTCGCTGTCGCCGGCGGTAAAACCCCGACGGTCTCCATGGAAACCGTCGGTGGAAAAACCCTTCAGTTTCACTACGAAACCAAAAGGGAGCTCATCGATAAAGCGTGGGACATCGTCATTCTCCAGGATTACAGCACCGGCCCTATTCCCGAGGCGAACGGCGGCACCAAGTCCTTCGATTCCTTCCGCGCCCACGTGCCGAAACTCAAAGAGTTGTTCACCGCCCAAAACCCCAAGGTCAAAATCTGGCTCTACGAAACCTGGGCGCGTCCAGATGTCGTCATGAAGGGCCGCTTCGCCACTATCGAGGACATGCAGGCCGGCCTGCGCTCCGCCTACTCGGCTGCCGCCAAGGACAACGCCCTGCAAGGCTGGGTCCCCGTGGGCGACACGTTCCTCGCCGCGGTAAAACAAGGTCTCGCCGACAACCCCGCCACACCCGACTCCGAGGGGCCGCTCAAAATCTGGGGCAAGGACAATTACCACCAGAGCGCCATCGGTGCCTACATCTCCGCGTTGCTCTTCTACGGACGCATCTACGACGCCGACCCGCGCGACCTCCCGTCCGACAACGCCGCCGCCGTTCGCATCAAGCTCTCCACCGAAGACAGCAAAAAACTCCAAGCCCTCGCCTGGGAGCAGCTACAACTCGTGAAGCAACCCTGA